Part of the Sulfobacillus acidophilus DSM 10332 genome, GGCTTGTGCGGTGTCGACCGTTGGGTCGTCTCCACGGGTTTAGGGGATGCCGACGGCACGGACACCGCCTTCCCGGTAGACTGAACGCGTGTCGGAAAAGCCGCCGTCAAAGCGCCTCGAATATCGGTCATCGGACGGCTGGCAGGGATTTCCCGCCCCTTCGGTAAAGGCGACTTTTTCTCCACAGATTGCGCTCGCACCGGAGGTTTGGGTCGGTCCCCCGCCGAGTGGGGTGCCTGGTTCGTCGGTAACGAGAGGGGGATTACGGGTACGGCTACCGTCGTGTCGTTCTTCGGGGTCACCGGACGGATACTTTTCCGATACCGTTTCGGTATTCGACCTGGCGAAGCGGCCGATATTTTAGGAGCGTCTTTTTTGGTAATCCGGTCGGATTTCTTCTGCGCCGCATCCAATGTGGCCCGAAAACCGGCGGCCTTTCCCGTCTGTGCCGAAGACCCCTTCAATGCTCCCAGCGACACCAATTCGGTGAGATTCTGCATAGTTATCACCTCCTTTCAATGCCGATTCGTCAAGAACGCCCGATCTGCAAACGGGATTGTTGCCGACGGACGTATTGTTCTAACAGCTTTCGGTCTCCCGGCGCGATTTTGGTGAATTGCACGGCCGTTTCCCAGCTCTGGCGGCCCCGCAACTCCCGCGCTTTGGGCGCGACCCGAACCACCTTTCCGGTCACTTCCAGGATACGTTGCTCGACGCGTACCCGAAGACGCAACTCAAGTCCCATCCACAATTTGACGGCCGCCGGGAACCGCAGCCCGGTGGACGAAATATCCATCGTGGTGGTTACCAGCATTTCCGAATCTGGCCGCAAAAGGCCGTACTCGAGAGGCAATCCGACCCTTACCCGTGTCGCCTGCCGAAATTCCACCACCCGCGGTGGTCCTTCCAGGCGCACAACAATAATGGGTATCGGGTCCAGGACTTCAGACACCCGACCGATTTGTTGGTATAACACGTCGTCTTCCGCCCAGCGCACGGCAATTTTGTCCCCAATTAAAGGGGTCAGTTCCATTTCTTCGTCGCGCAGGGCATCAATATAGACTTCTTGTTTCATGGTACGAATGACCCGGCTGCGGACCACGCGGCGTTGTAGTACCAACTGAACCGGTTGATTCATTTCCAATGCCACGCCCCTAGAGCCTCCTCCATGCCCTGGCGAAGCGCCGCTTGCTGGCTTACCTCTCGGAGTTGGCGGCGGGCGAACCGGTGCCGCTCTGCTGCTTCGCGTCGGGTCAAAATCTCTTCCAATACGTGGATCTGTTGATGGATTTCCAGGATTTTCTCCTGACATCGCTTAATTCGCGATTCGACAAAAAAATCCTCTTCTTCCAACCTTTTTCGATGGGTTTCGCTGGCCGCGCCAAATTGCTGCCACAACATCAGGAGGGCAATCGAACTTTCCTCGACGGCCATTGGCGGCTCATGCCACAACGCCTGATAGCGGGTTACCTCATCGTGAATCGCCTTTTGCTCACGTCTTAAGCTCGCCAATTCGGCTTCTTTAACTTCTAATGCGCGCTCTAAAAGGGATTTCCATGTCGCGATCATACGTCTCGCAGTCGCTCCTCCGCCGCTATAATGGCCTCCAACCCGGCCAAGGCCTCGTCCGGCGGCGTATTGTCCTCCAAGCCTTGCCGGGCCCACCGGTCCAGGAGCGGCTTAATCGCCAAGGCCCCGTCCAGAACCGGATCCGCCCCGGCCTGGTAGGCCCCTAAGGCCACCACATCGGAAAACTTTTCGAGCGTCGCCAAAATGCGTCGTACCCGCCCGGCTAACGACCAATGTGCCGCATCCACTACGTCCGGCATCAAACGGCTCATACTGCGAAGGATATCAATGGCGGGGAAAAAGTGGGCCTCGGCCAGCGAGCGGGACAAATAGAGATTGCCGTCCAAAATACCGCGTACC contains:
- a CDS encoding type IV pilus assembly PilZ (PFAM: PilZ domain~InterPro IPR009875~PFAM: Type IV pilus assembly PilZ), with product MALEMNQPVQLVLQRRVVRSRVIRTMKQEVYIDALRDEEMELTPLIGDKIAVRWAEDDVLYQQIGRVSEVLDPIPIIVVRLEGPPRVVEFRQATRVRVGLPLEYGLLRPDSEMLVTTTMDISSTGLRFPAAVKLWMGLELRLRVRVEQRILEVTGKVVRVAPKARELRGRQSWETAVQFTKIAPGDRKLLEQYVRRQQSRLQIGRS